A part of Thermococcus sp. SY098 genomic DNA contains:
- the taw3 gene encoding tRNA(Phe) 7-((3-amino-3-carboxypropyl)-4-demethylwyosine(37)-N(4))-methyltransferase Taw3: MKAKREALQSLFTAIREKKVDEDIVDLLMLINSIKGVYTTSSCSGRIGIIEEPDLGAKPLSRWLIKEHRPITFEEAKESLKKAQKGFIFLKSQPPIFHIVAESLEIGKKLHELGLASGFKYTTFKAVKERILVEINGTEYLTAPLGKDGRVLVDDEYLKFAVELGNSMLIRAKSRLPRLKENFEKLKDELGEDELFYEVKEKFLRNMVESEL; encoded by the coding sequence GCGATAAGAGAGAAAAAAGTTGATGAAGATATTGTTGATTTACTCATGCTTATCAATTCAATCAAAGGCGTTTACACCACGAGCTCATGCTCCGGTAGAATTGGAATTATAGAGGAGCCTGATTTAGGGGCCAAACCACTAAGCAGGTGGCTCATAAAGGAGCACAGACCAATAACATTTGAAGAGGCAAAAGAGAGTCTAAAGAAAGCCCAAAAGGGCTTCATCTTTCTAAAATCCCAACCACCGATATTCCACATAGTTGCGGAGAGCCTTGAGATAGGTAAAAAGCTCCATGAGCTTGGTTTAGCCTCTGGCTTCAAGTATACAACATTCAAAGCTGTGAAAGAGAGAATTCTTGTAGAGATAAACGGAACCGAGTATCTGACGGCACCTTTGGGGAAAGACGGTAGAGTTCTGGTTGATGATGAGTATCTCAAGTTTGCTGTTGAGTTAGGCAATTCAATGCTCATCAGGGCAAAATCCCGCCTTCCGAGGCTTAAAGAAAACTTTGAAAAGCTGAAAGATGAACTTGGAGAAGATGAGCTGTTTTATGAGGTTAAAGAGAAGTTTTTGAGAAATATGGTAGAATCGGAGCTATAA